CGGGTCGACGCGCACCCTCGACGTCCACGTGTCGGCCCTTCGGCAGAAGCTCGGGCCCGAGATCGCCATCACGACCGTGCGCGGGGTCGGGTTCCGGTTGGAGCACGCCGATGCGCCGTAGGCTCGTCGCCTCGTACCTCGTGATCGTCGGGCTCGCCCTCGTCGCCTTCACCGTGCCGGTCGGCCTGCAGCTGACCGACCTGTTGCGCAGCGATCAACGCGAGGTGGCCCTGCGCGAGGCACGCACCATCGCCGTCCTGCTCGCCACCGCCACCCAAGCGGACGACGCCACGGCCCGCGGTGCCCGGGTGGCGCTGCTGCAGTTGCGTGACGAGATGGAGGAGCAGACCGACGGCCGTGTCGAGCTGATCGGCGTCGACCGGTCACCCGCCCTCGGCCGGCCGGTCGTCGGCGCGGACGACGGCGACTTCGACGACGCCCTGTCGGGGCAGGAGCGTGTGCGTTCACTCGACGACTCCGTGCTCGGCGAGCGGGGCCTGCAGGTGACGGTGCCCGCGACGACCGACGACGGCCGGGTGGACGGCGCCGTCCGGGTCACGGTGCCCACGGCCCCGGTGGACGAGGAGGTGCGGGGCATCTGGATCTTCCGGCTCGCGGCCGGTGCGGTCGTCCTGGTGCTCTCGGTGGTCGCCAGCGCCGTCGTCGCCACGTCGCTGCTGCGCCCGCTGCGGTTGCTCGACGCGATGGCCGACCGCATCTCGCGCGGCGACCTCACCGCCCGCGCCGACCTCGACGCGATGGGCCCGCCCGAGATGCGCCGCCTCGCGAGCACCCTGAACGACGGCACCCGACGGATCGAGGTGCTGCTCTCGGCCCAGCGGGCCTTCACCGCGGACGCGTCGCACCAGCTGCGCACGCCCCTCACCGCCCTGCGCCTCGGCCTCGAGAACCTGCAGGACCGGCTCGACGACCCCGCCGACGTGGCCGCCGTCGATCGTGCCCTGAGCGAGTCCGGTCGGCTCAGCCGGCTCGTCTCGGACCTGCTCGTGCTCGCTCGCAGCCAGGGCGCCTCGGCCACGCCGGTACCCGTCGACGTCGGGGCGGTCCTGGAGGCGCGGGCCGAGGTCTGGTCGTCGTCGGCCGAGGACGTCGGGGCGCGGATCGTGGTGGAGCTCGGGGGACCGGGGTTCGGCAGGTCGGGGCTCGGCGGGTCGGGGTCGGGCGGACCGGGGTCGGGCGGGCCGGGGTTGGTCGCGCTGGCCTCGCCGGGGCAGCTCGAGCAGGCGCTCGACAACCTCATCGACAACGCGTTGCGGGTGTGCCCGACCGGCGAGGCGGTGACCCTGCGAGCGACGGCGCCCCCGGAGTCGGACGCAGTCCTCGTCGAGGTGATCGACCGCGGGCCCGGCATGTCGGAGGGCGACCGGGCCCGCGCGTTCGACCGCTTCTGGAGCACCACGCCGGGCGGCTCCGGCCTCGGACTCGCCATCGCTCGAGAACTCGTCCAGCACGACGGCGGGTCGGTCGACCTGGTCGACACTCCCGGCGGCGGGCTGACCGCCCGGCTCGTGCTGCCGCGCGACACCGCGTCGACCGCGGGCGACCGGGCGAGGTGAGCAGGGACGCAGGAGGCGCGGGTCGGCCGCCCCGCGCCTCCTGCGTCCCTGCTCGGTGCCGTCGCGGCGGCCAGTGCACGATCGGGGCGAGCCGCGCCTCCTCGGGGTCGGAGGCGGCGGCGGCGGCCGACGAGGCGGCGGCGGCCGTCCGCGTCAGGCTCGCCGGGGGTGTGCGCGAGCGCGGATCAGCTGCACGGCCACCGCCGCGACGGCCGTCGCGACCAGGACGAGTGCGCCCGCGAGGGTGCCGGCGAAGAACGTGAACGACTTCGCCGTGTGGACGTCGGTCGGCAGTCCCCGGGTCGCGGCCACGATCACGACGCCGGCGACGAGGGCGGCGGCCAGCGAGGCCCAGAAGACGAGGCGGATGCGTGCAGCCGGGACGAGGGCCGCAGTCTGGGGCGACGTGGTCGGGGGAGTGCGCCGCAGGTACCGGACGGCCGCGATGCCGAGCACGACGAGCCCGCCCACCGACGAGACGTACTGCGCCCACTGCGTGCCGACCAGCGGCCCCCACTGCTCGGCCAGCGCCGGGATGAGCATGCTGCCGAACCGGTCCGGGTGCGTGAACGCGTCCCAGAACACGTGGGTGACCACGCCGAGGACGAGTGCGAGGAGGGCCCACGGGGCCGTGCGGGCGAGGCCGGGCCCCGAGCCGGTGTCGACGCCGGGCCCTTGCCCGGCCTCAGGCCCGTACCCGTGCCCACGGGAGTCCCACGACGTCGGCAGGCGCGACCCGATCGACGTCGGCAGCAGGGCGCGGGCCGCCGGCCGCAGCAGCACGCGCCAGACGAGGTAGAGCAGCATCGCGACCGGCACCGAGAACACCAGCAGGCTCGGGAACCCGTGGGTCTGCTCGTAGGTCACGCCGACGGGGAAGAACAGCGGCACGTCCGGCGCCATCGAGCCGACCGCGACCGCCCCGAACGGCAGGGGCGTGCGGACGAACGGCAGGGCGACGACGGCATGGCTGGGGGTGAACGGCACACGCCATCGTGGCGAACGGGGGCCGGGGTCGGCATCCACCCCCGGGTTGAGAAGCGGCGAGCCCCGTCGCGAGTTCCCTCGAGACACATCGACCCATTTGGGATACCGAACGTCACAACATCGCCACAGCGCCCGATCGACAACCCTGCTTTTGGTGACCTGAAACAAAGCGTATTGTCGACGTAACCTGTCCGAAATCGATTCCGGGATACAAAGTGAGGACTTCGTGCAACTGACCTCGTCGCCAGTCGCCACTCAACCCTCACCTGCCGTGGAGTCGCTCATGACTGCTGTATCCCGCACCACCGCACCCCCGTCTTCGTCCGGCGCATCCGTCGCCTCCGTCCTCGACTCGATCGGGTTCACCCGCGCCCAGTTCTGGATCTTCCTGCTGATCCTCGCCGGCGAGTTCTTCAACACCCTCGAACAGAACTCGGTCGGCGCCATGGGCAGCCACCTCAAGGACTCGCTGCAGATCGGCGACGTCCAGCTCACCGGCATCAACACGGCGACCGTCATCGGCGGCCTCATCGGTCGGCTGCTCGCCGGCTACCTGGCCGACAAGTACGGCCGACGCTTCTCGCTCAGCCTGAACCTGCTGATCTACACGCTGGGTGGGCTGCTCAGCGCGGTCGCCATGAACTACGAGTGGCTGCTGGTCAGCCGGCTGATCGTGGGAATCGGCATCGGTGGTGAGTTCATGATCGGCATCGTCATGTTGTCCGAGATGGTCGCCACGAAGTTCCGGGGCACGGCCATCGGCATGATCAACGTAGGCGCGGGCGGCCTCGGCAACTTCATCTCGTACGGCCTGTTCCTGCTGCTGCTCGGCCCGCTCGAGATCAGCCTCGGCGGCCCCGACGTCGTCTGGCGCTGGACCTTCGTCATCTTGGCCGTGCCCGCCCTGTTGGTCGTCCTCTACCGGCGGCGGCTGCCCGAGACCCCGCGGTTCCTGCTCTCGAAGGGCCGGGTCGACGAGGCCAACCGGTCCCTCGCGATCCTCGCGTCGAACTCGCTGCGCCCGACGGATGCGAAGCCGCCCGTGCAGCTGTCGCCGGACGACTTGCCGCCCATGCCCGTCCACGCCAACCCCGCCGCCGTGTTCCACCGGTTCGTCCTGCGCCGCACCGTGGCGCTCGGCGTGGCGTCGTGGATGGCCTTCGGGTCGCAGGTGACGCTCAACTTCCTGATGCCCACCCTGCTCGTCGAGCGCGGCTACAGCGTCACCCAGAGCCTGCTCTACACGATGATCATGAACATCGGTTCGTTGCTCGGCGCCACCACGGCCGCCCTGATCGCCGGCCGGGTCGGCCGTCGCACGGCGGTCACCACCGCCGGGGTGCTCGGCTGCCTCACCGCCCTCGCCTTCGCGGCGCTCGGCAACGGGACCGGGGCCATCCTGGTGCTGGGCGCCTTGTTCCAGTACTTCACCATGGTCACCAACACGACCCTCGCGACGTGGACCGCAGAGGTCTTCCCGACCGCCATCCGCGCCTCCGGAGCCTCGATCGTCAACGGGATCGGCAACATCGCCGGCGCGATCATGCCGTTCCTGGCCGTGGCCCTCTACGGCTCGTACGCCTTCGCCGGGGTCTTCGGTCTCGCCGCCGCCATGTACGCCGTGCTCGTGGTCGCCGCCCGCTTCGCTCCCGAGACCAGGGGGCGCTCGCTCGAGGACGTCAACGAGAACGCCCTGATGGCCGCGACCCCCGCACCGACCCCGGCCGCCACCCGCGCGACCGACTGACCCCCGACGGTGTCGCGGGTCGACGACACCACCAGCACCGACCACCACCATCCCAGGAGGAACCCCATGGACCAGCTCAACGTCACCGCCACGGCGAACGGCTTGAACTACCTGCCCGAGTACGTCGCCGACGCGGGCGGACTCTTCGCCGCCGCCGGCCTCGAGGTCACGGCCACGGCGCGCGACCCGTGGACCGGAGTGCTCGACGACCTCGAGTCGGGCGAGGCCGACGTGGCGTTGGGCGGTCTCTGGGTGCCCGGCATGTACGCCGGCATGGACCGCCGCGTCACGGTCGTCGGACAGCTCAACCACCGGTTCCCGATGACGATCGTGGCCCGGGACGCCACCGGGCCCGTCGGCCTCGACTGGCTGGCCGGCAAGGTCGCCCTCGCCCCGGGGGCCGGCGGCAGCGCACCGTACGAGTTCACGGCGGGCCTGATCCGCGAGGCCGGCCTCGACCCGGCGGCCACCCGCTGGGTGCGCGACCTGTCGACCGCCATGATGATCGAGCTCTATCGGGGCGGTCTCGGCGACGCCATCGTGCTCGACCTGCTCTCGGCGTCCGAGCTCGTCGCGGCCGGTCACGGCACGATCGTCTTCAGCCACCTCGCCGAGGGCGGCGTCATGCCCAACAGCGTGTACTACGTGCGCACCGACCGGGTCGAGGAACTCGCCGACAGGGTCGAGCGGTTCGTCGGCGCCGTCGAGCAGGGCATGCGGAAGATCACCTCGGACGACGCCGACGCCGAGATCGCCACCGTCCTCGCCGCCCGCTGGCCCGAGAAGGACCCCGCACTGCTCCGCTCGGCCGTCGAGCAGATGACCCAGGGCGGCGTGTGGGACACGACCGAGATCGACGCCGACGCCTCGGACCGGTGGATGCGCATCCTCGTCGACGGAGGCCTGGTCGGACGCGCGCCGTCGCTGGACGAGCTCACGGGCGGCCACGCGGTCCGCACGGTGGGCGCCGCCTCGTGACGCTCGTCCTCGCCTCGACCGAGATCACCGATCTGCTGTCCGGGGTCGACGTGTTCGGCGTCGTCGAGGCGGTGCACGCCGACCTCGGCACGGGGGCCATGACGCAGCCGGCCCCGGTGACGCTGTCCGGGTCGGACGACACGGTGTTCCTGCCCATGGCCGTGCGCTCGGATCGCCTCGGCCTGGCCGCCGTCAAGCTGATGGCCGACGTCCCGGGCAACACCGCCCGGGGCCTGCCGTCCCAGCGTTCGACCATCGTCGTCTCGTCCGTCGAGACCGGCGAGTGCGTGGCCGTGCTCGACGGGGCCATGATCACGCGGGCCAGGACGGCCGCCGCGTCGGCCGTCGCCACCCGGCACCTCGCACGCCCTGACTCGCGCGTGCTCGGATTGGTGGGGGCCGGCAACCTGGCCGTCGAGCACGTCCGTGCCCTGCGGGTGGCCCGGGTCCCTCCGCAGCTGGACCACGTCGTGGTGTGGTCCCGCTCGTCGTCGACCGTCGATCGGTTCGTCGACGCCGTGGGCGAGTGCGCCCCCGGGCTCGCGGTGACGGTGGCGGACGACGTCCGGGCCGTCGTCGAGTCGTCCGACGTGCTCTGCACCCTGACGCCGTCGGTCGACCCCATCGTCCGAGGGGCGTGGTTGCGCGCGGGCCAGCATGTCAACGCCGTCGGGGCCCGCCCGAGACCGACCCACCGAGAGCTGGACGGGGCGGCCATGGCCCGCGGCACCCTCGTGGTCGACGGCGCCGCGACCGCCCGGGCCAAGTCCGGCGACCTGCTCGAGGCCCTGCGTGAGGGGTCCTTGCCGGCCGACACGCGCCTCCGTGAGCTCGGCGAGATCGTCGCGGGCATCGCGCCCGGACGCGCGTCGGCCGACGAGGTGACCGTGTTCGACTCGGTCGGCCTCGCGGCGCAGGACCTCGCGGTGGCGGCCGCCGTCGTCGACCTCGCCCGGGCCCGCGGCGTGGGCGACGAACGTCACCTCGCGCCCGTGGCGGTGCCGGCGTGACGGACGGTGCCGGCGGGCTCCGCATCGCCGTCGTCAACTGCAACACGACCGAGTCGATGACCGAGACGGCCGTCGCCCGGGCGCGTCTCGCCGTCGCGCCCGGCACGACGGTCGTCGGCATCACGCCGAGCTGGGGCGTGGCCTCGGCCGAGGGGTGGTATGACAGCTTCGTCAGCGCGGCGGCCGTGCTCGACACCCTGGGCAGCTTGCCGGACGACGTCGACGGGGTCGTCCTGGCCGGGTTCGGCGAACACGGCCGCGAGGGCGCCCGTGAGTTGCTCGACATCCCGGTGGTCGACATCACCGAGGCCGCGGCCCACGTCGCCATGCTGCTCGGCAGGCGGTTCGGCGTGGTGACGACGGTGCGTCGCGCGGTCGGCCAGATCACCGACAGCCTCACCACCGCGGGGCTGATGGAGCACTGCGTCGCCGTCGAGGACACCGGGCTCGGCGTCCTCGAGCTCGAGGCCGACCCCGCGGCCACCGCCGAGGCCTTCGTCGCCGCGGGCCTGCGCGCCGTCGCCCGCGGGGCGGAGGTGGTCTGCCTCGGCTGCGCGGGCATGGCCGGACTCGAGGAACACGTCGGGGAGCGCCTCCCCGTCCCGGTCGTCGACGGTGTCGCGGCCGCCGCCTCGCTCGTCGAGACGCTCGCCCGGCAGGGGCTGACGACGAGCAAGATCGACAGCTACGCCACCCCGCTCGCCAAGGCTCGCAGCTGGCCCGGGCCGGAGCGGGCGGCGGCTCGTGTTGAATGAGGTGATCCCCCTCCGAACGGACCACGTCATGACCGCCGTCACCCCCGAGTCCTCCCTCGCCGAGCAGACCTACCGGACGCTCCGCCGACGGATCATCCTCGGCGAGTACACGCAGGGCGCCCGGCTCGTGGAGGCGACCCTCGCGGCCGAGCTCAACGTGTCGCGGCTGCCCATCCGCGAGGCGTTGCCGCAGCTCGAGAACGAGGGCTTCGTCCGCACACTGCCCCGTCGGTCGTCCCGTGTCGTCGAGTGGACCGAGGCCGACATCACCGAGCTGTTCGACGCCCGTCTGAGCCTCGAGACCCTCGCCGCCCGGTTGGCGGCCCGCGCGGCGGCGGCGGGTGCCTCGCTCGACCCCCTGCGGAAGGCGATCGCCGACGAGCACCGGGCGCTCGACGGCAACGACTGGCTCGAGGTCGCCGAGACGTCGACGGTCGTGCACGAGGTCGTCGTCCAGATCGGTGGCAGCGCCCTGCTCACCTCGCTGATGAGGGCCGTGACCGGTCGGATGACGTGGCTCTTCTACCTGACGTCGGCCCGCGACCAACGCCAACAGTCCGACGAGCACCACGAGATGCTCGAGGCCATCGGTGCGGGCAACGAGCGGCTCGCCGAGTCGATCGCGTTCACGCACATCGAGAAGGGGCGGGCACCGTCCCTGAGCTTGCTGACGCAGGCGACGACCGCCGAGGGCGACACCGGCAGCGGGCGGCTCGCCCGGCCCTGAGGCGCTCGAGGCGGGCCGACGTCCGTCACCGACCCGCGCCTCCTGGGGTCGTCAGGCGGTGGACCCCGCCGCCGGTCCGGTCCGCGTCGCGAGGACGTCGCGCACGGTCGTCCAGCGTGCTGGGCCGTAGCGGTCGTTGTCGACGTGGCGCAGCTGCGCGTCGCCGCTGAACATGTTGACGAAGTACTGCATGCCCTGCCAAGCGGGGAAGGTGTCGTCGCCCTTCGACGTGCGACGCATGACGGCCGCCATCGCCGAGAGGGTGCCGGTCGTGCCGGCCCACTGCGGCTTGAAGGGCGTGCCGGTGAGCTCGCTCATCGTGCGAGCGACCTGGCGGGCGGTGACCCGGTCGCCGGCGACCTCGACGACGCGCGGAGCCTCGGGGTCGAGCGCGACCCGGGCGACGACGTGGGCGACGTCGTCCTTCGTCGTGAAGTCGAGCACCTGGTCGGCCGACGACCAGAACAGCACCCGCTTCCGGTCGAACAGGACCATCGGCGCGTCCCCGGTCAGCAGGTCGGTGAACATGCCGTTGAGCACCGACGTCGCCCGGATCGGAGCCGCGTCGACGTCGGCCGCGAACTCACGCCGCAGCTCGAAGTTGCGGTTGCTGCCCGGCGGGATGCTGCGGTAGTCGGCCGAGTAGTCCGAGGGCACGAACCGCGGCACGCCCGCCGCGACGGCGGCCTTCAGCAGAGCACGCTGCGCGTCGACGATCACGGGACGGACGCCGCTCACGGCCGACACGACGACGTCGGCTCCGCGGGCGGCCTCGGTCAGGGCGGGCACGTCCGTGTAGGAGGCGCGGGTCACCTCGACCCGGTCGTCGTCACCGAACAGCGTGGTCGCGCCGGTGCTGCCGGGGCGGGTCAGGACGCGCAGGCGCACGTCGCTCGTGGTGTCGCGGAGCAGCTCGCGGGAGATGCGCTGGCCGAGGTCGCCGGTCGCGCCGGCGAGGAGGACGGTGGTGGTCATGGGGGAGTGGCTCGTTCCGTCGGGGGGTCAGAGGCCAGTCTGCGCGCTCGGGGGCGGTGCGGTGCGGCGGGGGTGGGGTGGGGGTGCGGGTGCGGGTGCGGGTGGGGTGGGCTGGGTGGCGGTGCGGGTCGGGTGTGGGGCGCACGACGCCAGGATGTGGGCACAGCGCCAGGACGAGGGCTGGCGCTGTGCCCACTTCCTGGCGCAGTGTGCTGGGGACGGGGCGTCCCCGGGGACGCGACCCGCGCCTCCTCGGGGCTCGTGGCGTCGCCACGGTACCGGGACGTGGACTCGACGCCAGGATGTGGACACAGCGCCAGGACAAGGGCTGGCGCTGTGCCCATCGTCTGGCGTCGTGGGCCCGTTCCTCGTGCGGGAGGAGCACGATGGCGGGGACCCGTCGCACCCGTGCGCGGGCGAACGGAGAGAGCCGACCATGAGCACCACCGACCCCGACGACTTCGTCACCCGCGCCGCACGACGGGCCCGTGAACTCATCGACACCCAGGACGTCGTGCCGCCCGTCGCCCGGGGTGCCCTGCACGACCTCGCGGGCCGGGCCGAGACCGTGGTGCGCGACGTCACCGACCGGGCCGGGTCGTCGGCCCACGACCTGGTCGACCGCGCGGAGGTGATCGCCGACCGGGCGGAGAAGACCGTGCGCGACGTCGCCGAGACCGTCACGATCGCCGCCATGGAGGCCACCGACCAGGCCCACCAGCGCTACCGCCGCCGCTCCCGCGTCACCAACGCCGTGGGTGCCACCGTCATCTCGGGGCTGGTCGTGGCGCTGGTCGCGAGCAGGCGTCGGCAGTAGCGCCGCCGCTGGCCTGCCGGCCCGCCGACCTACCGGCCCGCCGCCCTGCTGACCTGCCACCCTGCCACCCCGCCACGAAGTAAACATCCCGCCACGAGAAAAGGTGGCGGGATGTTTACTTCGTGGCGGGGTGGCGGCGTGGACGCGGTCCGAGGGTGAGGAGGCGCGGTGCGAGGGGTCAGTCGCGCGCCGGCGGGTCGGGCAGCACGAGCTCGCGGTCGCCGAGTGGCGCCGACAGGGGCACGTGCACGATGCGGAGTTCAGCCGCGTCGGGCCTCGTCAACGGGTTCGATGTGCCGCAGCGCAACGGCGCGCCCTGGAACCGGATCTTCGAGGTGCCGGTCACCGCCACCGAGACCTCGTCGGCGCTCTCTTCGACGAAGACCGTCCCGGGCTGACAGCTGCCCTGCCGCACGGCGACGACGACGTCACCGTCGGCCAGGTCTCCGCCCAGTTCGCCGAGGTCGTCACGCCCGACGACCTTCGCCTGCCACACCGGCAGCCCCTGCTGCTCGCCCGTGGACCGCGACATCACACCGGCCACGCTCGTGGTCTGCTCGACGTCGGGGTCGAGGTCGATCTGCAGGTCGCTGTAGGACGAGAAGACGCCGATGTCCCAGGCGTCCTGCAACGACTCGCGTGCCTCCGCTTGTCGTTGCGCGGTGAAGCCCCAGAACCCGAAGCCGACCGAGAGCACGATCAGGATCACGCCCGAGACCCGGGTGTAGCGGATCAAGAGGTCGCTCGGCTCGGCCCGGTCGCCGTCGCGCACCTGCCAGCGCGAGCCGAACAACATGGCCCGGGGCGGCGCGACCAGGCACCAGACTCCGGCCAACACCCCGACGACGGATATCCATAACATGACGAAACCCTATCCAGTCCGGTCGCACGCTGCGCCAGCCAGCCAGCCAGCCAGCCCGCCAGCCCGCCAGCCCACCACGAAGTGAACATACCGCCACGCGAAAAGGTGGCGGCATGTTCACTTCGTGGCGGGAAGAGGTGGAGCCAACGCGACGCAGCCCTGCGCGCCGAGTAGTCAGGCCGCGAGCAAGGACTCGCTCGTGACGACGGTCGCGAAGCTCCCGTCGAGGGCGGCCATGAACGCCGCGTGGACGTCGCGGCCGGCGATGGTCGTCCCGCCGTGCACGAGGTCGGGGGCCGCGCAGGCGTCGGCGACGACGGTGCAGGCGAAACCGAGCTCGTGCGCGGCCCGCGTGGTCGAGTCGACGCACATGCTGCTCATCATCCCGACGATCACGAGTTCGGTCACGTCGCGCTCGCGGAGGCTCGCCTCGAGTCCCGTGCCCACGAAACTGTTCGGCACGTGCTTCTCGACGACCAGCTCGCCGTCGCGGGGCTCGACCGACGGGTGGAACGCGAGGCCGGCCGTCCCCGGGCGGAAGAACGTCGCGCCGTCACCGGTCGAGACATGGAAGACGTGCACGACGGGCTCACCCGACGCCCGGAATGCCTCGAGCACCTCGCCGGCGGCTGCTGCCGCCGCCTCGGGCTCGACGAGGGGGAACGCGCCCCCGGGAAAATAGTCCAGCTGGATGTCGACGATGAGCAGCGCGCGGGTCATCGTGCAAGCATGCCAGGCAGCACGCCCGGGGCGGGGACGAGGAGGCGCGGTGTGCGGCCGTCAGGCATCGCGCCTCCCGCGATCCGGTCGCCGGCCCGCGCCTCGTGGTCCCGTCGCCCCGCCCCGCCCCGGTCAGCTCCGCCCGTCCGTGGCCACCAACCCGCCACGAAGTGAACATTCCGCCACGACATGAGGTGGCGGATTGTTTACTTCGTGGCGGCGTGGTCGGTTGCGGGGTCGCGGAGCGCAGCGCGGCGGGGGGATAGGGCGACGTGCGGGGTGGCGGCGGCCGGGGCGGGGCGGGGCGGCCCAGCTCAGGGGCGCACCGGCACCGACGTCGGCACGAGCGTCGTCGCGACGACCGTCACGTCGTCGCTGCGCTCGCGCTCGCGGGCCAGACCCTCGACGACCTCGACGATGCGGGCCGGTTCGGGGGTCGCGGCGAGCAGTTGCTCGAGGTCGTGCAGCGCCTCGAGCTCGACCGGGAACAGGTCGAGCACCCCGTCGCTGACGCAGACGAACACGTCGCCATCGTCGAGCTGCGAGCGGTGCCGATGCCAGGCGGTGCCCACGCCGATCGGCAGGTCGGCCGAGTTGAGACGGTCGACGCCGCCCGCCGCGCGCCGGATGAACGCCAGCCCGTGCCCCGCGTCGGCCCAGAGCACCCCGCCGTCGGCGTCGATGCGGGCGTGGAACGACGTCGTGAACTGCGTCTCGGTGTCGTAGGCGCTCGTCGTCAACCCGACGGAGGCGCGGTGGAAGGCCTCGGCCGGGTCGCCGTCGTCGACGCTGCTGCGGATCACCGAGCGCACCGCGGCCGCGATCATGCCCGCGCCGACGCCCTTGCCCATCACGTCGCCGACGGTCACGGCGATGCCGGACGAGGTCGGGTACCAGTCGAAGAAGTCGCCGCCGACCTCGCGGGCCGGCACACAGGCCCCGAACACCGCGAACGCGTCGGGCAGGGTCGAGGCGTCCGGAGGCAGCAGCGACTGCTGCACCACGGCCGCCCGATTCAGTTCGCGCTCGACGGCGTGCTGCTGGGCCCGCGCCCGTTCGAGGCGCGCCTTCGCCTGGCGGGCCAGCTCGTTGACCGCCGCGGCCACCGTCGCGTAGACGATCAGGGCGAACGCCAGGCGGATCAGTTCGCTCGGGCCACGACCCTCCGAACTGAACAGGTACGGCAGCAGCAAGGTGACACACGTTCCGACCAGGGGCAGCAGCACGTTGCGCCGGCCGGGCCAGGACGCGACCCAGATGACCGCCAGCAGCACGATCGGCAGGAAGACCGACCGCTGGTCGCCCGTGCCGTAGCGCAGCAGCCCCACGGCGACGAAGTCGGCCGCGGGGACGAGCATCTCCCACCGGCGCAACTCGGCGTGGCGGGCCATCAGGGCGGCGAACACCAGCGCGGCGACGGCCACCGCGACGCCGAGCCACATCGTGATCGCGTCGGTGACGATCAGCCACGGCAGGGTCGCACTGAGCACCGCGGCCAGCACGA
This genomic interval from Frigoribacterium sp. Leaf415 contains the following:
- a CDS encoding PP2C family protein-serine/threonine phosphatase, giving the protein MGRVTEGADAVGRALNTALRRVPLEKVPLFRQSFIALLIVLAAVLSATLPWLIVTDAITMWLGVAVAVAALVFAALMARHAELRRWEMLVPAADFVAVGLLRYGTGDQRSVFLPIVLLAVIWVASWPGRRNVLLPLVGTCVTLLLPYLFSSEGRGPSELIRLAFALIVYATVAAAVNELARQAKARLERARAQQHAVERELNRAAVVQQSLLPPDASTLPDAFAVFGACVPAREVGGDFFDWYPTSSGIAVTVGDVMGKGVGAGMIAAAVRSVIRSSVDDGDPAEAFHRASVGLTTSAYDTETQFTTSFHARIDADGGVLWADAGHGLAFIRRAAGGVDRLNSADLPIGVGTAWHRHRSQLDDGDVFVCVSDGVLDLFPVELEALHDLEQLLAATPEPARIVEVVEGLARERERSDDVTVVATTLVPTSVPVRP